One Kineococcus radiotolerans SRS30216 = ATCC BAA-149 DNA window includes the following coding sequences:
- a CDS encoding alpha/beta fold hydrolase: MSPLVTESHRVDGHDVHEHVLTVPLDHRGRAPGTIEVFAREYVRDGRGAAPRLVFFQGGPGHPANRPDVVGGWLERALEEFRVVLLDQRGTGRSTPLDRQGLAELATPAEQARYLTHFRADSIVADAELLRNALGGDTWAALGQSYGGFCLTTYLSQAPHGLREVLITAGLPGIATSADDVYRATYAQTALRNEEFSVRYPRDLAVAQQVADHLDGVEEFLPTGERLSSRRFRTIGIALGQATGFDGLHFALEDPFTTVRGERRLRERFLLEVGRRVSFAAHPLYALLHESIYAQGSATDWAAHRVRAEFPAFALDAPGFRFTGEHVYPWQFEEDPALVPLRAAADLLAADPDLPPLYDADVLAENTVPVAAAVYVDDMFVPYEFSRATATAIRGARTFVTNEYQHDGLRVDGKRLLDVLLGLARR, encoded by the coding sequence GTGAGCCCCCTCGTCACCGAGTCCCACCGCGTCGACGGCCACGACGTCCACGAGCACGTCCTGACCGTCCCCCTGGACCACCGCGGCCGGGCGCCCGGGACCATCGAGGTGTTCGCCCGCGAGTACGTGCGCGACGGGAGGGGCGCGGCGCCGCGGCTGGTGTTCTTCCAGGGCGGTCCGGGCCACCCGGCGAACCGGCCCGACGTCGTCGGCGGCTGGCTGGAGCGGGCGTTGGAGGAGTTCCGCGTCGTGCTGCTGGACCAGCGCGGCACCGGGCGCTCGACGCCGCTGGACCGCCAGGGCCTCGCCGAGCTCGCCACCCCCGCCGAGCAGGCGCGGTACCTGACGCACTTCCGCGCCGACTCCATCGTCGCCGACGCCGAGCTGCTGCGGAACGCCCTCGGCGGGGACACCTGGGCCGCGCTGGGGCAGAGCTACGGCGGGTTCTGCCTGACGACCTACCTGTCGCAGGCCCCGCACGGGCTGCGCGAGGTGCTCATCACCGCCGGGTTGCCGGGGATCGCGACGAGCGCGGACGACGTGTACCGGGCCACGTACGCGCAGACCGCGCTGCGCAACGAGGAGTTCTCCGTGCGCTACCCGCGCGACCTCGCCGTGGCGCAGCAGGTGGCGGACCACCTCGACGGGGTGGAGGAGTTCCTGCCCACGGGGGAGCGGCTGTCGTCGCGGCGGTTCCGGACGATCGGCATCGCGCTGGGTCAGGCGACGGGTTTCGACGGTCTGCACTTCGCGCTGGAGGACCCGTTCACGACGGTCCGCGGGGAACGCCGCCTGCGCGAGCGGTTCCTGCTGGAGGTGGGGCGGCGGGTGTCGTTCGCCGCGCACCCGCTGTACGCGCTGCTGCACGAGAGCATCTACGCGCAGGGGTCCGCGACGGACTGGGCGGCGCACCGGGTGCGCGCGGAGTTCCCCGCGTTCGCCCTCGACGCGCCGGGGTTCCGGTTCACCGGTGAGCACGTCTACCCCTGGCAGTTCGAGGAGGACCCGGCGCTGGTGCCGCTGCGCGCGGCGGCGGACCTGCTCGCCGCCGACCCCGACCTGCCCCCGCTGTACGACGCCGACGTGCTGGCGGAGAACACCGTCCCCGTCGCGGCCGCGGTCTACGTCGACGACATGTTCGTGCCGTACGAGTTCTCGAGGGCCACCGCAACCGCGATCCGCGGGGCCCGCACGTTCGTGACGAACGAGTACCAGCACGACGGGTTGCGGGTGGACGGGAAGCGGCTGCTGGACGTGCTGCTCGGTCTCGCGCGCCGCTGA
- a CDS encoding S8 family serine peptidase, with translation MRKIVLSAAMSTALLATTLAVTQSSFAETTAPTTRTATGATTAPTDYVVLYDVGTSDVLARAAIAAAGGTVLSSNAEVGYAVVTSTAADFAEKAGAAAGLVGAAANRTIGAAPKDAVDEDDAVERLSAAELAGTGGNVSLKALAARKPTEEPLASLQWDMRAIGATAEGTYRTQPGSKKVSVGVIDTGVDGSHPDIAPNFDAELSRNFVTDLPDIDGPCEVEGCVDPADVDEGGHGTHVASSIGSPINGIGIAGVAPNVNLVNLRAGQDSGYFFLQPVLDAITYAGDAGVDVINMSFYVDPWLYNCRANPADSPAEQQQQRITIEAVQRAIDYARSKGVLPVSASGNGATDLGAPGVDTSSPNYPLDEEGNPADARERTIDNATCLDVPAESNGVVTVNSTGPSGRKAYYSNYGTEQSDVAAPGGDAYDTPNGRVSPAAQVLGAYPENVAVAEGAIDENGEPTLPSVIREITEDGKSAYYQYSQGTSMAAPHAAGVAALIVSEYGKRDPAHRGTLTLDPDVTEAILLGTATDTACPVPAEFTYRRYSATAGELVSTATCAGPADDNGFYGEGVVDAQRAVSAF, from the coding sequence GTGCGCAAGATCGTCCTCTCGGCCGCGATGAGCACCGCGCTCCTCGCCACGACCCTCGCGGTGACGCAGTCGTCGTTCGCCGAGACCACCGCTCCCACCACCCGCACCGCCACGGGAGCGACCACCGCTCCCACCGACTACGTCGTGCTCTACGACGTCGGCACCAGCGACGTCCTCGCCCGCGCGGCCATCGCCGCCGCCGGCGGCACCGTGCTCTCCAGCAACGCCGAGGTCGGCTACGCCGTCGTCACCAGCACCGCCGCGGACTTCGCCGAGAAGGCCGGCGCCGCCGCCGGGCTCGTCGGCGCCGCGGCCAACCGCACCATCGGCGCCGCGCCGAAGGACGCCGTCGACGAGGACGACGCCGTCGAACGGCTCAGCGCCGCCGAACTCGCCGGGACCGGGGGGAACGTGTCGCTCAAGGCGCTCGCGGCCCGCAAACCCACCGAAGAACCCCTGGCCTCCCTGCAGTGGGACATGCGCGCCATCGGCGCCACCGCGGAAGGCACCTACCGCACGCAGCCGGGCAGCAAGAAGGTCAGCGTCGGGGTCATCGACACCGGGGTCGACGGTTCCCACCCGGACATCGCGCCGAACTTCGACGCCGAGCTCAGCCGCAACTTCGTCACCGACCTGCCCGACATCGACGGCCCCTGCGAGGTCGAGGGTTGCGTCGACCCGGCCGACGTCGACGAGGGCGGGCACGGCACCCACGTCGCCAGCAGCATCGGTTCCCCGATCAACGGCATCGGCATCGCCGGGGTCGCGCCGAACGTGAACCTGGTGAACCTGCGCGCGGGCCAGGACTCCGGCTACTTCTTCCTGCAGCCCGTCCTCGACGCCATCACCTACGCGGGCGACGCCGGCGTCGACGTCATCAACATGAGCTTCTACGTCGACCCGTGGCTCTACAACTGCCGGGCGAACCCGGCGGACTCGCCCGCCGAGCAGCAGCAGCAGCGCATCACCATCGAAGCCGTGCAGCGCGCGATCGACTACGCGCGCAGCAAGGGCGTCCTGCCGGTCTCCGCGTCCGGCAACGGGGCCACCGACCTCGGCGCGCCGGGGGTGGACACCTCCAGCCCGAACTACCCGCTCGACGAGGAGGGCAACCCCGCCGACGCGCGCGAGCGCACGATCGACAACGCCACCTGCCTCGACGTCCCGGCGGAGAGCAACGGCGTGGTGACGGTGAACTCCACCGGCCCCTCGGGCCGCAAGGCGTACTACTCCAACTACGGCACCGAGCAGTCCGACGTCGCCGCCCCCGGCGGTGACGCCTACGACACCCCCAACGGCCGCGTGTCCCCCGCCGCCCAGGTGCTCGGGGCCTACCCGGAGAACGTCGCCGTCGCCGAGGGCGCCATCGACGAGAACGGCGAGCCCACCCTGCCCTCCGTCATCCGGGAGATCACGGAGGACGGGAAGAGCGCCTACTACCAGTACTCCCAGGGCACCTCGATGGCCGCCCCGCACGCCGCGGGGGTCGCGGCGCTCATCGTCAGCGAGTACGGGAAGCGCGACCCGGCCCACCGGGGGACCCTGACGCTCGACCCGGACGTCACCGAGGCGATCCTGCTGGGGACCGCGACCGACACCGCGTGCCCGGTGCCGGCGGAGTTCACCTACCGGCGCTACTCGGCCACCGCGGGTGAGCTCGTCTCGACCGCCACCTGCGCCGGCCCCGCCGACGACAACGGCTTCTACGGCGAGGGGGTCGTGGACGCGCAGCGGGCGGTCTCCGCCTTCTGA
- a CDS encoding LCP family protein: MTAEPPTSDDPSQRGEQWHSTTYGRPARRPARPPAAQAPGREQRLADFSAASAPARPATPAPARPARPAAPGGPARGSRPLRRRAVVRRRRLLAAVAVLLVLAVAYPSALAWRGWSSVQQVAAASTGERPAATPGTTYLIVGSDSRDGLTPEEIAEYSAGGDDIAGRRTDTIMLLHVPAGGGPSALISVPRDSYVPIPGHDSNKINAAYAIGGAPLLTETVENVSGLRVDHYVETGFGGFARIVDAVGGVEMCPAQAVDDVRAGLDIQAGCQEMGGATALGYARYRYSDVQGDLGRAVRQRELLAAITAKAASPATLLNPFRAFPLASSGGSAVTLDEEASLPDLVGFLRGMRAASGADGISMTVPVADPNLRTSHGLAVKWDTARALEMFEDLKRDDTEALRSLTA; the protein is encoded by the coding sequence GTGACCGCCGAGCCGCCGACCAGCGACGACCCGTCCCAGCGCGGCGAGCAGTGGCACTCCACGACCTACGGGCGCCCCGCGCGCCGTCCCGCCCGGCCCCCCGCGGCCCAGGCGCCGGGTCGCGAGCAGCGGCTGGCGGACTTCTCCGCCGCCTCCGCACCCGCCCGGCCCGCGACCCCGGCGCCCGCGCGCCCGGCCCGCCCCGCGGCGCCGGGCGGACCCGCGCGCGGGTCCCGTCCGCTGCGCCGCCGCGCCGTGGTGCGCCGCCGGCGGCTCCTCGCGGCGGTGGCGGTCCTCCTCGTCCTGGCCGTCGCCTACCCCTCCGCGCTGGCCTGGCGCGGCTGGTCCTCGGTGCAGCAGGTGGCGGCGGCGTCCACCGGTGAGCGGCCGGCCGCGACGCCGGGCACGACGTACCTCATCGTCGGCAGCGACTCCCGCGACGGCCTGACCCCGGAGGAGATCGCGGAGTACTCCGCGGGCGGGGACGACATCGCCGGCCGGCGCACCGACACGATCATGCTGCTGCACGTCCCCGCCGGCGGCGGGCCGTCGGCGCTCATCAGCGTCCCCCGCGACTCCTACGTCCCGATCCCCGGCCACGACAGCAACAAGATCAACGCCGCGTACGCCATCGGCGGCGCGCCGCTGCTCACCGAGACCGTCGAGAACGTGTCCGGCCTGCGGGTCGACCACTACGTCGAGACCGGTTTCGGGGGTTTCGCCCGGATCGTCGACGCCGTCGGCGGGGTGGAGATGTGCCCCGCGCAGGCCGTGGACGACGTGCGCGCCGGGCTCGACATCCAGGCCGGGTGCCAGGAGATGGGCGGGGCGACCGCCCTGGGCTACGCGCGGTACCGCTACTCCGACGTCCAGGGCGACCTCGGCCGGGCCGTCCGCCAGCGCGAGCTCCTCGCCGCCATCACGGCGAAGGCCGCGAGCCCCGCGACCCTGCTGAACCCGTTCCGGGCGTTCCCGCTGGCCTCCTCCGGGGGTTCCGCGGTGACCCTCGACGAGGAGGCCTCGCTGCCCGACCTGGTGGGGTTCCTGCGCGGCATGCGGGCGGCCTCGGGCGCGGACGGGATCTCCATGACCGTCCCCGTCGCCGACCCGAACCTGCGGACCTCCCACGGGCTGGCCGTGAAGTGGGACACCGCCCGCGCGCTGGAGATGTTCGAGGACCTCAAGCGGGACGACACCGAGGCCCTGCGCTCGCTGACCGCCTGA
- a CDS encoding biotin--[acetyl-CoA-carboxylase] ligase, translated as MDTPWNDLARPPLRSAALRRALVGPGPWSRLDVVASTGSTNADLLADEDAPDGAVLVADHQTGGRGRLGRTWSAPPRSGLAVSVLLRPQRPVAEWSLLPLVTGLAAVDALEALGVRTRLKWPNDVLVEGPDRPGKVCGILAEARTGAGGARVVLGAGINVSLRTEELPVDTATSLALAGARSCDRDTVLRRYLRALRARVDAWGAGESPLGDYRALSATIGQDVRAHLPDGSVLEALAVDVDEEGRLVVEGSGGARTSLSAADVVHLRRR; from the coding sequence GTGGACACCCCCTGGAACGACCTGGCGCGCCCCCCGCTGCGGAGCGCGGCGCTGCGGCGCGCGCTGGTCGGGCCCGGCCCCTGGTCGCGCCTCGACGTCGTCGCGAGCACCGGGTCGACCAACGCCGACCTGCTCGCCGACGAGGACGCCCCCGACGGCGCCGTGCTCGTCGCCGACCACCAGACCGGCGGCCGCGGCCGGCTCGGGCGGACCTGGTCCGCACCGCCGCGCTCGGGCCTGGCGGTCTCGGTGCTGCTGCGCCCGCAGCGCCCCGTCGCGGAGTGGTCGCTGCTGCCGCTGGTCACGGGGCTGGCGGCCGTCGACGCGCTGGAGGCGCTGGGGGTCCGCACCCGCCTGAAGTGGCCCAACGACGTCCTCGTCGAGGGACCGGACCGCCCCGGCAAGGTGTGCGGGATCCTCGCCGAGGCCCGCACCGGCGCCGGCGGGGCCCGGGTCGTCCTGGGCGCGGGGATCAACGTCTCGCTGCGCACCGAGGAGCTGCCCGTCGACACCGCGACGTCGCTGGCCCTGGCCGGGGCGCGCAGCTGCGACCGCGACACCGTGCTGCGGCGCTACCTGCGGGCGCTGCGGGCCCGGGTCGACGCGTGGGGGGCGGGGGAGTCGCCGCTGGGCGACTACCGCGCGCTCAGCGCGACGATCGGGCAGGACGTGCGCGCCCACCTCCCCGACGGCTCCGTCCTCGAGGCGCTGGCCGTGGACGTGGACGAGGAGGGGCGGCTGGTCGTGGAGGGCTCAGGCGGCGCCCGGACGAGCCTCTCGGCGGCCGACGTCGTCCACCTGCGCCGGCGCTGA
- the purE gene encoding 5-(carboxyamino)imidazole ribonucleotide mutase has translation MSTTDDVRVGLVMGSDSDWPVMEEAAKALEEFGVGYEADVVSAHRMPQEMIAWGSTAADRGLRVVIAGAGGAAHLPGMLASVTPLPVIGVPVPLRHLDGMDSLLSIVQMPAGVPVATVSIGGARNAGLLAVRILAAADDGLRARMVQFQDGLRRTAHEKGSTLRARTRRGGVGFGG, from the coding sequence GTGAGCACCACCGACGACGTGCGCGTGGGCCTGGTCATGGGCTCCGACTCCGACTGGCCCGTGATGGAGGAGGCCGCGAAGGCCCTGGAGGAGTTCGGCGTCGGGTACGAGGCCGACGTCGTCTCCGCCCACCGGATGCCGCAGGAGATGATCGCCTGGGGTTCCACCGCCGCCGACCGCGGCCTGCGGGTCGTCATCGCCGGCGCCGGCGGGGCCGCGCACCTGCCGGGCATGCTCGCCAGCGTCACCCCGCTGCCGGTGATCGGCGTCCCCGTCCCGCTGCGCCACCTCGACGGCATGGACTCGCTGCTCTCCATCGTGCAGATGCCCGCCGGGGTGCCCGTCGCGACGGTCTCCATCGGCGGGGCCCGCAACGCCGGGCTGCTCGCCGTGCGGATCCTCGCCGCCGCCGACGACGGCCTGCGGGCGCGGATGGTGCAGTTCCAGGACGGGCTGCGCCGGACCGCGCACGAGAAGGGCTCGACGCTGCGCGCCCGGACCCGCCGGGGCGGGGTCGGGTTCGGCGGGTAG
- a CDS encoding GtrA family protein, with protein sequence MSANDQGLVRRLRSTYEVLAREAAKFGIVGAVAFVTDFGVFNLLRYAGPDGVGVLHHKPLTANVISTVVSILVAWLGNRYWTFRHRHRASAPRELVLFFAMNGVGLLISLVCLGFTYYVLDLRGPVASNVSAKIVGVALGTLFRWWAYRRFVFVEELREEGWEAHPSRGDEEPGSPSTAAQTGPEERSAPAQVDDVGRREARPGAA encoded by the coding sequence GTGAGCGCGAACGACCAGGGGCTGGTGCGCAGGCTGCGCAGCACCTACGAGGTGCTGGCCCGGGAGGCCGCGAAGTTCGGCATCGTCGGCGCGGTCGCCTTCGTCACCGACTTCGGCGTCTTCAACCTGCTGCGCTACGCGGGCCCCGACGGCGTGGGGGTCCTGCACCACAAGCCCCTCACCGCCAACGTGATCTCGACGGTCGTCAGCATCCTGGTGGCCTGGCTCGGGAACCGCTACTGGACCTTCCGCCACCGCCACCGGGCCTCGGCCCCGCGCGAGCTGGTGCTGTTCTTCGCCATGAACGGCGTGGGCCTGCTCATCTCCCTGGTCTGCCTGGGCTTCACCTACTACGTGCTGGACCTGCGCGGCCCGGTCGCCTCCAACGTCTCCGCGAAGATCGTCGGGGTCGCGCTCGGGACGCTGTTCCGCTGGTGGGCCTACCGCCGCTTCGTCTTCGTGGAGGAGCTGCGCGAGGAGGGCTGGGAGGCCCACCCCTCCCGCGGGGACGAGGAGCCCGGGTCGCCGTCGACCGCGGCGCAGACCGGGCCGGAGGAGCGCTCAGCGCCGGCGCAGGTGGACGACGTCGGCCGCCGAGAGGCTCGTCCGGGCGCCGCCTGA
- a CDS encoding 5-(carboxyamino)imidazole ribonucleotide synthase: protein MSTLVPPTPQPEVPRADPAPYARPGGFPVVGVVGGGQLARMMQPPAIALGLRLRVLAEGPGASAAQVITPAPVGAADDLEALVAFASECDAVTFDHEHVPPAGLRAMAEVTSVQPGADALVHAQDKIVMRERLTALGVPCPRWARVGDRAAVEAFAAGAGWPVVLKTPRGGYDGKGVLVLDSAGDPAWSTAEAWLADWAGRGGLLAEEHVAFTRELAALVVRSPSGQAAAWPVVETVQRGGVCHEVTAPAPGLDEELGAHLTDVALRVAGGLGVTGVLAVEVFEVLRDGRPTVLVNELAMRPHNSGHWTIDGAETSQFENHLRAVLDLPLGSTRARAPWTVMVNVLGPREIEARHEDLYRSYLHVMAHDPGVKVHLYGKEQRPGRKLGHVTVHGDDLESVRARARHAAAFIAGEIDE, encoded by the coding sequence GTGTCGACCCTCGTCCCCCCGACGCCCCAGCCCGAGGTCCCCCGGGCCGACCCCGCGCCCTACGCCCGTCCCGGCGGGTTCCCCGTCGTCGGCGTCGTCGGCGGCGGCCAGCTGGCCCGGATGATGCAGCCCCCGGCGATCGCGCTCGGCCTGCGGCTGCGGGTCCTCGCCGAGGGGCCCGGCGCCAGCGCCGCCCAGGTCATCACCCCCGCGCCGGTCGGCGCGGCCGACGACCTCGAGGCCCTGGTCGCCTTCGCCTCCGAGTGCGACGCGGTCACCTTCGACCACGAGCACGTGCCCCCCGCGGGGCTGCGCGCCATGGCCGAGGTCACCTCCGTGCAGCCGGGCGCGGACGCCCTCGTGCACGCCCAGGACAAGATCGTCATGCGCGAGCGCCTCACCGCGCTCGGGGTCCCGTGCCCGCGCTGGGCCCGGGTCGGGGACCGCGCCGCGGTCGAGGCCTTCGCCGCCGGCGCCGGCTGGCCGGTCGTGCTGAAGACCCCGCGCGGGGGGTACGACGGCAAGGGCGTCCTCGTCCTGGACTCCGCCGGGGACCCGGCCTGGAGCACGGCCGAGGCGTGGCTGGCCGACTGGGCCGGACGCGGCGGGCTGCTGGCCGAGGAGCACGTCGCCTTCACCCGCGAGCTCGCCGCCCTCGTCGTGCGCAGCCCCTCCGGCCAGGCCGCGGCGTGGCCGGTGGTCGAGACCGTCCAGCGCGGCGGGGTCTGCCACGAGGTCACCGCCCCCGCCCCCGGCCTCGACGAGGAGCTCGGCGCGCACCTGACCGACGTCGCCCTGCGCGTCGCCGGCGGCCTCGGGGTCACCGGGGTGCTGGCCGTGGAGGTGTTCGAGGTGCTCCGCGACGGCCGCCCGACCGTGCTGGTGAACGAGCTCGCGATGCGCCCGCACAACTCCGGGCACTGGACCATCGACGGCGCCGAGACCAGCCAGTTCGAGAACCACCTGCGCGCGGTGCTGGACCTGCCGCTGGGCTCGACGCGCGCCCGCGCCCCGTGGACGGTCATGGTCAACGTCCTGGGACCGCGCGAGATCGAGGCCCGCCACGAGGACCTCTACCGCTCCTACCTGCACGTCATGGCCCACGACCCGGGCGTGAAGGTGCACCTGTACGGCAAGGAGCAGCGCCCGGGCCGCAAGCTCGGCCACGTCACCGTCCACGGCGACGACCTGGAATCCGTCCGCGCGCGTGCCCGGCACGCGGCGGCCTTCATCGCGGGGGAGATCGACGAGTGA